Proteins encoded in a region of the Cheilinus undulatus linkage group 8, ASM1832078v1, whole genome shotgun sequence genome:
- the LOC121513555 gene encoding urokinase plasminogen activator surface receptor-like has product MHLLSLVFGFALLPEAYTLKCYECGPGIKETCANNVRECPSKDQQCGAVRIASQTGKTFPSGILQADLHMKSCFTADQCLEGSVNYGTNRTLITTKCCTSDLCNTDFAPGGRKSQPNGKKCYTCIGQMCTKTLDCEGDEDYCISSSMKHGNAQAGNMKGCASKRFSSYLDEMEDFFDVDFSVCLGDLCNSASSPRVGLLLLLTAPLLTSVMLC; this is encoded by the exons ATGCATCTCCTCAGCCTGGTGTTTGGGTTTGCACTTTTGCCTGAAG cctaCACTCTAAAGTGTTATGAATGTGGGCCAGGGATCAAAGAAACCTGTGCAAACAATGTGAGAGAGTGTCCTTCAAAGGATCAGCAGTGTGGAGCAGTAAGGATAGCCTCACAAACAGGTAAG ACTTTTCCCTCAGGTATTCTACAAGCTGATCTTCACATGAAGTCATGTTTCACTGCTGATCAGTGTTTGGAAGGCTCAGTCAACTATGGAACTAACAGGACACTGATCACCACCAAGTGTTGcacctctgacctctgcaaCACTGACTTCGCTCCAG GTGGCCGCAAATCCCAGCCCAATGGTAAGAAGTGTTACACTTGCATTGGACAGATGTGCACCAAGACTCTGGACTGTGAGGGGGATGAGGACTACTGCATCTCATCCTCAA TGAAACATGGAAATGCACAAGCGGGCAACATGAAGGGCTGTGCCTCAAAGCGGTTTTCCTCATATCTTGACGAGATGGAAGACTTCTTTGATGTGGACTTTAGCGTCTGTCTGGGTGACCTCTGCAACAGTGCCAGCAGCCCGAGGGTTggcctcctgctgctgctgacagcaCCACTGCTCACTTCTGTTATGTTGTGTTAA